A window from Pseudopipra pipra isolate bDixPip1 chromosome 25, bDixPip1.hap1, whole genome shotgun sequence encodes these proteins:
- the CLPS gene encoding colipase isoform X2, with translation MANVVPVCLLLALMLLAPALSAQQERGLIFNLEIGELCLQSAQCKSGCCHRDSGLSMARCAPKAAEFQECTPKTIYGVYYKCPCESGLTCDADKTIVGSITNTNFGICKDPRGFYKESLHHQFTASSVVCPHNAQLCRHPQQRCPTPDLAKHSKKESVC, from the exons ATGGCCAACGTGGTGCCTGTCTGCCTGCTCCTGGCCCTGATGCTCCTGgccccagccctgtcagcacAGCAGGAACGAGGGCTCATCTTCAACTTG GAGATTGGGGAGCTGTGCCTACAGAGTGCCCAGTGCAAGAGCGGCTGCTGCCACCGGGACAGTGGCCTCAGCATGGCTCGATGTGCACCGAAGGCAGCCGAGTTCCAGGAATGCACCCCAAAG ACCATCTATGGGGTCTATTACAAGTGTCCCTGTGAGAGTGGCTTGACCTGTGATGCTGATAAGACCATCGTGGGCTCCATTACCAACACCAACTTCGGCATCTGCAAGGACCCCCGGGGCTTCTACAA GGAGTCCCTGCACCATCAATTCACTGCATCTTCAGTGGTGTGCCCACACAATGCCCAGCTTTGCAGACATCCCCAGCAAAGATGCCCTACTCCTGACCTTGCAAAACATTCCAAGAAAGAAAGTGTGTGTTGA
- the CLPS gene encoding colipase isoform X1 translates to MFDTHPNPLGPQLGRDQGGTERDLVLKPCLVMQEIGELCLQSAQCKSGCCHRDSGLSMARCAPKAAEFQECTPKTIYGVYYKCPCESGLTCDADKTIVGSITNTNFGICKDPRGFYKESLHHQFTASSVVCPHNAQLCRHPQQRCPTPDLAKHSKKESVC, encoded by the exons ATGTTCGACACCCACCCAAACCCCCTGGGCCCACAGCTAGGGAGGGATCAAGGGGggacagagagggacctggTGCTCAAACCCTGCCTTGTCATGCAGGAGATTGGGGAGCTGTGCCTACAGAGTGCCCAGTGCAAGAGCGGCTGCTGCCACCGGGACAGTGGCCTCAGCATGGCTCGATGTGCACCGAAGGCAGCCGAGTTCCAGGAATGCACCCCAAAG ACCATCTATGGGGTCTATTACAAGTGTCCCTGTGAGAGTGGCTTGACCTGTGATGCTGATAAGACCATCGTGGGCTCCATTACCAACACCAACTTCGGCATCTGCAAGGACCCCCGGGGCTTCTACAA GGAGTCCCTGCACCATCAATTCACTGCATCTTCAGTGGTGTGCCCACACAATGCCCAGCTTTGCAGACATCCCCAGCAAAGATGCCCTACTCCTGACCTTGCAAAACATTCCAAGAAAGAAAGTGTGTGTTGA
- the LHFPL5 gene encoding LHFPL tetraspan subfamily member 5 protein has product MSKLLPAQEAARIYHTNYVRNARAMGVLWALFTLCFSILMVVTFIQPYWIGDSIDTPQAGYFGLFSYCIGNALTGELICKGSPLDFGTIPSSAFKTAMFFVGISTFLIIGSILCFSLFFFCNAATVYKVCAWMQLAAATGLMIGCLIYPDGWDSSEVKRLCGDKTDKYTLGACTVRWAYILCIIGILDALILSFLAFVLGNRQDNLLPSDFKVENKEEGND; this is encoded by the exons ATGTCCAAGCTGCTGCCGGCTCAGGAAGCAGCCCGGATCTACCATACCAACTACGTGAGGAATGCGCGGGCCATGGGAGTGCTCTGGGCCCTCTTCACCCTCTGCTTCTCCATCCTGATGGTGGTGACCTTCATCCAGCCGTACTGGATCGGCGACAGCATCGACACGCCGCAGGCCGGCTACTTCGGCCTCTTCTCCTACTGCATCGGCAACGCGCTCACCGGGGAGCTCATCTGCAAGGGCAGCCCCCTCGACTTCGGCACCATCCCTTCCAGTGCCTTCAAAACTGCCATGTTCTTCGTAGGCATATCCACCTTCCTCATAATTGGCTCCATCCTCTGCTTCAGCCTCTTCTTCTTTTGTAACGCAGCCACTGTCTATAAAGTGTGTGCCTGGATGCAGCTGGCAGcag ctaCTGGGCTGATGATTGGCTGCCTGATCTACCCTGACGGCTGGGACTCGAGCGAGGTGAAGCGCCTGTGTGGGGACAAGACAGACAAATACACACTGGGTGCCTGCACCGTGCGCTGGGCCTACATCCTCTGCATCATTGGCATCCTCGACGCTCTCATACTGTCCTTCCTGGCCTTTGTGCTGGGGAACCGGCAGGACAACCTCCTCCCATCCGATTTCAAAGTGGAAAATAAAG aagaGGGAAATGACTGA